The Streptomyces phaeolivaceus genome has a window encoding:
- a CDS encoding asparagine synthase-related protein, with protein MRWLVGWSSTAAGAPAFGSAGATGLDGETVHPVGSHLLWGDPDPLWAVGDWRPDEVRVVQADAQTRIAVLGICGASDEQLRVGLFAARGGALRHLTAWPGSYTAVVQVGRRLTVCGDLAGARPVFYTPWSGGTAYATAALPLADLIEANLDFGHLAALLAAPDVPDALHDSTPYDGVRRIPPGHALILRAGAREIAGYEPVASLAVAAPSADPASAVDAVRDALVESVRVRLSAPRHVPDVDPGPVPGMGPAERRAARGMPVPGIGADVSGGPASGTLALLAAGLPGAPGTVLGHGTGAGERLLAVTFNDLATSGRETELERAGTLAANPRLHHVVVTGGEEVLPYADLEVPLTDEPGPSLVTAARHRARLASGSADHFTGYGARQVLDAHPARLADLLMDRKRRHLVRPVAALARADGSVMVPARVYSAARKLSRTPYRSGVEVLATRLMQRRFEEPGGAVGASLAALTWARPGPAARWLTGEALAEVSIRLGATTGRPSVGPGQRPGDFRARAALARYATDIRVLEQAAEVRSQRLHTPFLDNQVVRACRALPEALRVQPGARAAILRTVLEGAGVTDLPPGWGAPSHASSHAAARTGLRVAADTLITLFDTPLLAQAGLVEARVVRKALRAAAEGEPLPLDGLADLVALELWLRRLLSRRGTCWTGTPAGQRAVPAGITPQRGALGAGATRP; from the coding sequence ATGCGGTGGTTGGTGGGATGGAGCAGTACCGCCGCTGGCGCGCCCGCCTTCGGTTCCGCCGGGGCCACCGGACTCGACGGCGAGACCGTGCATCCGGTCGGCTCGCACCTCCTGTGGGGAGACCCCGATCCACTGTGGGCCGTCGGCGACTGGCGCCCCGACGAGGTGCGGGTCGTACAGGCCGACGCCCAGACGCGCATCGCCGTCCTCGGTATCTGCGGCGCCTCCGACGAGCAGCTGCGCGTGGGCCTGTTCGCCGCGCGCGGCGGCGCCCTGCGCCATCTCACCGCCTGGCCCGGCAGCTACACCGCCGTCGTCCAGGTCGGCCGCCGGCTGACGGTCTGCGGCGACCTCGCGGGCGCGCGCCCGGTCTTCTACACCCCCTGGTCGGGCGGCACGGCGTACGCGACGGCCGCACTGCCGCTGGCCGACCTCATCGAGGCCAACCTCGACTTCGGGCATCTGGCCGCCCTGCTGGCCGCCCCCGACGTACCGGACGCCCTCCACGACTCCACCCCGTACGACGGCGTGCGCCGCATTCCCCCGGGGCACGCACTGATCCTGCGCGCCGGGGCGCGAGAGATCGCCGGCTACGAGCCGGTCGCCTCCCTCGCGGTCGCCGCCCCCTCCGCCGACCCGGCCAGCGCGGTGGACGCCGTCCGCGACGCCCTCGTGGAGTCCGTACGGGTGCGCCTGTCCGCCCCCCGGCACGTGCCCGACGTCGACCCCGGCCCGGTCCCCGGCATGGGCCCCGCCGAGCGCCGCGCCGCCCGGGGCATGCCCGTCCCCGGCATCGGCGCCGATGTCTCCGGCGGCCCCGCCTCCGGCACCCTGGCCCTGCTCGCCGCGGGCCTCCCCGGCGCCCCCGGCACGGTCCTCGGCCACGGCACGGGCGCCGGCGAACGCCTCCTCGCCGTCACCTTCAACGATCTGGCCACCTCCGGCCGCGAGACCGAACTGGAGCGCGCGGGCACGCTCGCCGCCAACCCCCGCCTCCACCACGTGGTCGTGACGGGCGGCGAGGAGGTCCTCCCGTACGCCGACCTCGAAGTCCCCCTGACCGACGAGCCGGGCCCCTCCCTGGTGACGGCCGCCCGCCATCGCGCCCGTCTCGCCTCCGGCAGCGCGGACCACTTCACCGGCTACGGCGCCCGCCAGGTCCTGGACGCCCACCCCGCCCGCCTCGCCGACCTCCTGATGGACCGCAAGCGCCGCCACCTCGTCCGCCCGGTCGCAGCCCTCGCCCGCGCCGACGGCTCGGTGATGGTCCCCGCGCGCGTGTACAGCGCCGCGCGCAAGCTGTCCCGCACCCCGTACCGCTCCGGCGTCGAGGTCCTCGCCACCCGTCTGATGCAGCGCCGCTTCGAGGAGCCGGGCGGCGCGGTGGGCGCCTCGCTCGCCGCCCTGACATGGGCCAGACCGGGCCCCGCCGCCCGCTGGCTCACCGGCGAGGCATTGGCAGAAGTATCGATTCGCCTGGGCGCGACGACGGGCCGCCCCTCCGTCGGCCCCGGCCAGCGCCCCGGCGACTTCCGCGCCCGAGCGGCCCTGGCCCGGTACGCCACCGACATCCGCGTCCTCGAACAGGCCGCGGAGGTCCGCTCCCAACGCCTCCACACCCCCTTCCTCGACAACCAGGTCGTCCGCGCCTGCCGCGCCCTCCCCGAGGCCCTGCGCGTCCAGCCGGGCGCCCGCGCCGCGATCCTGCGTACGGTCCTGGAGGGCGCCGGCGTCACCGACCTCCCGCCCGGCTGGGGCGCCCCCTCCCACGCCAGCTCCCACGCCGCCGCCCGCACCGGCCTCCGCGTGGCCGCCGACACTCTCATCACCCTCTTCGACACCCCCCTCCTCGCCCAGGCGGGTCTGGTGGAGGCCCGAGTCGTCCGCAAGGCCCTGCGCGCCGCCGCCGAGGGCGAACCCCTCCCCCTGGACGGCCTCGCCGACCTGGTCGCCCTCGAACTCTGGCTGCGCCGCCTCCTCTCCCGCCGAGGCACCTGCTGGACAGGCACCCCCGCCGGACAACGAGCCGTACCGGCAGGCATCACCCCCCAGAGGGGAGCCCTGGGCGCGGGGGCGACGCGCCCCTGA
- a CDS encoding MFS transporter produces the protein MSREQRGPNEKLGAVLALAGISNAGLARRVNDLGAQRGLTLRYDKTSVARWVSKGMVPQGAAPHLIAAAIGQKLGRPVPLHEIGLADADPAPEVGLAFPRDVGQAVRAATELYRLDLAGRRAGTGGIWQSLAGSFAVSAYATPASRWLITPADSSVAREAGSAEGSGSPLKVGHSDVRKLREAAEDARRWDSKYGGGDWRSSMVPECLRVEAAPLLLGSYSDEVGRALFGASAELTRLAGWMAFDTGQQEAAQRYYIQALRLARAAADVPLGGYVLATMSLQATYRGFGDEGVDLAQAALERNRGLATARTMSFFRLVEARAHARAGDAVAAGAALKAAEGWLERARDGDHDPTWLGFYGYDRFAADAAECYRDLKAPRQVRRFTEQALSRPTEEFVRSHGLRLVVSAVAELESGNLDAACEQGVRAVEVAGRISSARTTEYVKDLLHRLEPYGDEPRVIELRERARPLLMTPA, from the coding sequence ATGTCCAGGGAGCAACGCGGGCCGAACGAAAAGCTCGGCGCCGTTCTCGCCCTCGCGGGAATCAGCAACGCAGGACTCGCTCGTCGCGTCAACGACCTTGGCGCCCAGCGAGGACTGACACTTCGCTACGACAAGACGTCGGTGGCGCGCTGGGTGTCGAAGGGCATGGTGCCGCAAGGCGCCGCGCCCCACCTCATCGCGGCCGCGATCGGCCAGAAGCTCGGCCGCCCGGTGCCGCTCCACGAGATCGGCCTGGCGGACGCGGATCCCGCCCCCGAAGTGGGCCTCGCCTTCCCCCGTGACGTCGGACAGGCGGTGCGCGCGGCGACGGAGCTGTACCGCCTCGACCTCGCCGGCCGCCGCGCGGGCACCGGCGGCATCTGGCAGTCCCTCGCCGGATCGTTCGCGGTGAGCGCGTACGCGACCCCCGCCTCACGCTGGCTCATAACCCCGGCCGACAGTTCGGTGGCGCGCGAGGCGGGCTCCGCGGAGGGCTCCGGGTCGCCCCTGAAAGTCGGCCACAGCGATGTGCGGAAGCTGCGGGAGGCCGCCGAGGACGCCAGGCGCTGGGACTCCAAGTACGGGGGCGGCGACTGGCGTTCGTCGATGGTGCCGGAGTGCCTGCGGGTCGAGGCGGCGCCGCTGCTGCTCGGCTCGTACTCCGACGAAGTGGGGCGCGCGCTGTTCGGAGCGTCCGCGGAACTCACCCGCCTCGCCGGCTGGATGGCCTTTGACACGGGTCAGCAGGAGGCCGCGCAGCGGTACTACATCCAGGCGCTGCGGCTCGCGCGGGCCGCGGCCGACGTGCCGCTGGGCGGGTATGTGCTCGCCACCATGTCGCTGCAAGCGACCTACCGGGGCTTCGGCGACGAGGGCGTCGATCTCGCGCAGGCCGCACTCGAACGCAACCGGGGGCTGGCCACCGCGCGCACGATGAGCTTCTTCCGGCTCGTCGAGGCGAGGGCGCACGCGCGCGCGGGCGACGCGGTGGCCGCCGGGGCGGCCCTCAAGGCCGCCGAGGGGTGGCTGGAGCGGGCCCGGGACGGCGACCACGATCCGACCTGGCTCGGGTTCTACGGCTACGACCGGTTCGCCGCGGACGCGGCGGAGTGCTACCGCGACCTCAAGGCGCCGCGTCAGGTGCGCCGCTTCACCGAGCAGGCGCTGTCGCGGCCGACGGAGGAGTTCGTACGCTCGCACGGGCTGCGGCTGGTCGTGTCGGCGGTCGCGGAGCTGGAGTCCGGCAATCTCGATGCTGCGTGCGAGCAGGGGGTGCGGGCGGTGGAGGTCGCGGGGCGCATCTCGTCCGCGCGCACCACCGAGTATGTGAAGGATCTTCTGCATCGGCTGGAGCCGTACGGGGATGAGCCGCGGGTGATCGAGCTGCGGGAGAGGGCTCGGCCGTTGTTGATGACGCCGGCCTAG
- the lhgO gene encoding L-2-hydroxyglutarate oxidase, whose protein sequence is MRRQGAYDCDVLVVGGGIVGLSTAYAITRAAPGTRVTVLEKEPGPARHQTGRNSGVIHSGIYYRPGSLKARYAVKGAAEMVKFCAEYGIDHAVTGKLIVATERSELPRLHALVQRGRENGIPVRELGAAQIAEYEPEVRGLAAIHVGTTGICDFVEVARQLARASGAEIRYGAQVERIDRRASLGVAVRIRGGDVVRGRVLVNCAGLRCDEVARMTGDEPGMRIVPFRGEYYELARPELVRGLVYPVPDPAFPFLGVHLTRGIDGGVHIGPNAVPALAREGYGWGTVRMRELGATLAWPGSWRIARRHWRYGAGELRRSVSKKAFTGAVRRLLPAVSEGDLVPAAAGVRAQAVLRDGTLVDDFLIREGARAVHVLNAPSPAATASLPIGREVGRRALAVLAQV, encoded by the coding sequence GTGCGGAGGCAGGGCGCGTACGACTGCGATGTGCTCGTGGTCGGCGGCGGGATCGTCGGGCTGTCGACGGCGTACGCGATCACGCGGGCCGCGCCGGGCACGCGGGTCACCGTGCTGGAGAAGGAACCGGGCCCGGCCCGGCACCAGACCGGGCGGAACAGCGGCGTCATCCACAGCGGGATCTACTACCGGCCGGGGTCGCTGAAGGCGCGGTACGCGGTCAAGGGCGCCGCCGAGATGGTCAAGTTCTGCGCCGAGTACGGCATCGACCACGCCGTCACCGGGAAGCTGATCGTCGCCACCGAGCGGTCCGAGCTGCCCCGGCTGCACGCCCTGGTGCAGCGCGGGCGGGAGAACGGGATTCCGGTGCGGGAGCTGGGCGCCGCCCAGATCGCCGAGTACGAGCCGGAGGTGCGCGGACTCGCGGCCATACATGTCGGCACCACCGGGATCTGCGACTTCGTGGAGGTCGCCCGGCAGCTCGCGCGCGCCTCCGGCGCCGAGATCCGCTACGGCGCCCAGGTCGAGCGCATCGACCGGCGGGCCTCGCTGGGGGTCGCCGTCCGGATCCGGGGCGGTGACGTCGTACGGGGACGGGTGCTGGTGAACTGCGCCGGGCTGCGCTGCGACGAGGTGGCCCGGATGACCGGGGACGAGCCCGGGATGCGGATCGTGCCGTTCCGGGGGGAGTACTACGAGCTGGCGCGGCCCGAGCTGGTCCGTGGACTCGTGTATCCGGTGCCCGATCCGGCGTTCCCGTTCCTCGGGGTGCATCTGACCCGGGGGATCGACGGGGGTGTGCACATCGGGCCCAACGCGGTGCCCGCGCTGGCCCGCGAGGGGTACGGGTGGGGGACCGTACGGATGCGGGAGCTGGGGGCGACGCTGGCCTGGCCCGGGTCCTGGCGGATAGCGCGGCGGCACTGGCGGTACGGGGCGGGCGAGCTTCGGCGGTCCGTGTCGAAGAAGGCGTTCACCGGGGCGGTACGGCGGCTGCTGCCGGCCGTGTCCGAGGGCGATCTGGTGCCTGCGGCGGCGGGGGTGCGGGCGCAGGCCGTACTGCGGGACGGGACGCTGGTGGACGACTTCCTGATCCGGGAGGGCGCGCGGGCGGTGCATGTGCTGAACGCGCCTTCGCCCGCGGCCACGGCTTCGCTGCCGATCGGGCGGGAGGTGGGGAGGCGGGCGTTGGCGGTGTTGGCTCAGGTGTGA
- the trmB gene encoding tRNA (guanosine(46)-N7)-methyltransferase TrmB, producing the protein MSDSANSPESRTPGASLRHARGKGEPRFPDGPKPDPAGSHFERRIRSFQPRRSRVTTGQADALQRLWPKWGLDIDGRALDLGRLFGDEKPVVLEIGFGMGEATARMAADDPETNVLAVDVHTPGQGNLLNLADLDGLSNVRVANGDAIILLREMLTPDSLSGLRVYFPDPWPKKRHHKRRLIQEEFLTLVASRLRAGAIVHCATDWEPYAEQMLEVLTAHPEFENTRADGGFAPRPGFRPLTRFEGQGLDKGHVVNDLLFRRVQQPESGCG; encoded by the coding sequence GTGTCTGACTCCGCCAATTCCCCTGAGTCCCGCACCCCCGGTGCCTCCCTTCGGCATGCCCGGGGCAAGGGTGAGCCTCGGTTCCCCGATGGGCCCAAGCCCGATCCCGCCGGCTCGCATTTCGAGCGGCGGATCAGGAGTTTCCAGCCTCGGCGGAGCCGGGTGACGACCGGGCAGGCGGACGCGTTGCAGCGGCTGTGGCCCAAGTGGGGGCTCGACATCGACGGGCGGGCGCTGGACCTCGGCCGGCTGTTCGGGGACGAGAAGCCCGTCGTGCTGGAGATCGGGTTCGGGATGGGCGAGGCCACCGCGCGGATGGCCGCCGACGACCCGGAGACCAATGTGCTCGCCGTGGATGTGCACACGCCGGGCCAGGGGAACCTGCTGAACCTCGCGGACCTGGACGGGCTGTCCAATGTGCGGGTGGCCAATGGGGACGCCATCATCCTGCTGCGGGAGATGCTCACGCCCGACTCGCTGTCCGGGCTGCGGGTCTACTTCCCCGACCCCTGGCCGAAGAAGCGGCACCACAAGCGGCGGCTGATCCAGGAGGAGTTCCTCACGCTCGTCGCGTCACGGCTCCGGGCGGGGGCGATCGTGCACTGCGCGACGGACTGGGAGCCGTACGCCGAGCAGATGCTCGAAGTGCTGACCGCGCACCCCGAGTTCGAGAACACCCGGGCCGACGGCGGGTTCGCGCCACGTCCCGGGTTCCGGCCGCTGACCCGTTTCGAGGGACAGGGACTGGACAAGGGTCATGTGGTGAACGATCTGCTCTTCCGCCGCGTACAGCAGCCCGAGTCCGGCTGCGGCTGA
- a CDS encoding PrsW family intramembrane metalloprotease, with protein sequence MATSPPYPTHPSGPAGGYVFRPTRWWQRKSVRYTALIGLLGLSGLVILALVREQTGTEGFLVGLGLAVLPVPLLMAAFRWLDRVEPGPWKNLVFAFAWGACAAALIAIVANSFATRWIATATADPTHADTLGATVIAPVVEETAKAAAVLLVFLFRRRDFTGIVDGVVIAGFTATGFAFTENILYLGTAFGTDQLSGGSGLASVTAATFFVRVIMSPFAHPLFTVLTGIGFGIAAFSAEWQRGRRVLVPVVGLVLAMGMHAVWNGSATFGEYGFFAVYAAFMVPAFGLLTWLVIWARQRELRTVREELPAYAAAGWLTPAEPFVLGSMRARRVAREYAAHHFGKAGARSIAEYEVYATRLAFLRRRGRRGWAGGDFALRERELLFELWRRREVARSAMGFAGREVGAGGWSGYGYGGGYGYGGGYGYGGGYGYGGYGSGYPQPVGYGVSAYAVYNPYRS encoded by the coding sequence ATGGCCACCAGTCCCCCCTACCCGACGCACCCCAGCGGCCCGGCCGGTGGGTATGTGTTCAGGCCCACGCGCTGGTGGCAGCGGAAGAGCGTCAGATACACGGCGCTGATAGGGCTGCTCGGGCTCTCCGGGCTCGTCATCCTCGCGCTCGTCCGGGAACAGACCGGCACGGAGGGGTTCCTTGTCGGGCTGGGGCTCGCGGTGCTGCCCGTGCCGTTGCTGATGGCCGCGTTCCGGTGGCTGGACCGGGTGGAGCCGGGACCCTGGAAGAACCTGGTGTTCGCGTTCGCCTGGGGGGCGTGCGCGGCGGCGCTGATAGCCATCGTGGCGAACAGTTTCGCCACGCGGTGGATAGCCACGGCAACCGCCGATCCCACGCATGCCGACACGCTCGGCGCCACCGTCATAGCGCCCGTGGTGGAGGAGACCGCCAAGGCCGCGGCCGTCTTACTCGTCTTCCTGTTCCGCAGGCGGGACTTCACCGGGATCGTGGACGGGGTGGTGATCGCGGGGTTCACCGCGACCGGGTTCGCGTTCACCGAGAATATTTTGTACCTGGGCACCGCGTTCGGGACGGATCAGCTCAGTGGGGGGAGCGGGCTGGCGTCGGTCACCGCCGCCACGTTCTTCGTGCGGGTGATCATGTCGCCGTTCGCGCATCCCCTGTTCACCGTGCTGACCGGGATCGGGTTCGGGATCGCGGCGTTCTCCGCGGAGTGGCAGCGGGGGCGGCGGGTGCTCGTGCCGGTGGTGGGGCTGGTGCTCGCCATGGGGATGCACGCGGTGTGGAACGGGTCGGCGACGTTCGGGGAGTACGGGTTCTTCGCGGTGTACGCGGCGTTCATGGTGCCGGCGTTCGGGTTGCTGACGTGGTTGGTGATCTGGGCTCGGCAGCGGGAGTTGCGGACCGTGCGGGAGGAGTTGCCGGCGTATGCGGCGGCGGGGTGGCTGACGCCGGCCGAGCCGTTCGTGCTGGGGTCGATGCGGGCTCGGCGGGTGGCGCGGGAGTATGCGGCGCATCACTTCGGGAAGGCGGGGGCGCGGTCGATCGCCGAGTACGAGGTGTACGCGACGCGGTTGGCGTTTCTGCGGCGGCGGGGGCGGCGGGGGTGGGCCGGGGGTGACTTCGCTCTGCGGGAGCGGGAGTTGTTGTTCGAGCTGTGGCGGAGGCGGGAGGTGGCTCGGTCGGCCATGGGGTTTGCGGGGCGGGAGGTGGGGGCCGGGGGGTGGTCCGGGTATGGGTACGGCGGTGGGTACGGGTACGGCGGTGGGTACGGGTACGGCGGTGGGTACGGGTACGGCGGGTATGGGTCGGGGTATCCGCAGCCTGTGGGCTACGGGGTGTCGGCTTATGCCGTGTACAACCCGTATCGGTCCTAG
- a CDS encoding aldo/keto reductase, protein MTSLRKLGTSDIEVFPLSLGGNVFGWTADEAQSFAVLDAYKAAGGNFVDTADAYSAWVEGNEGGESERIIGKWVKARGNRADVVIATKVSQHPEYPGLTAANIKAAADASLARLGTDYIDLYYTHFDQPEVPVEEIITALDELVKAGKVRAIAASNITPERLKASLDFSAAEGLARYVALQPHYNLVSRDTYEGALQTVAADAGLSAVPYFGLAKGFLTGKYRPGTTVDSPRAAGAGAYLETPTGTRVLAALDEIAEARGAAHATVALAWLAAQPTVAAPIASARTLDQLPALLAVPDLTLTPEELTHLTKASA, encoded by the coding sequence ATGACTTCTCTTCGCAAGCTGGGCACGTCCGACATCGAGGTCTTCCCGCTCTCCCTCGGGGGCAACGTCTTCGGCTGGACGGCGGACGAGGCACAGTCCTTCGCCGTCCTCGACGCCTACAAGGCGGCCGGGGGCAACTTCGTCGACACGGCCGACGCCTACTCGGCGTGGGTGGAGGGCAACGAGGGCGGTGAGTCCGAGCGGATCATCGGCAAGTGGGTCAAGGCTCGCGGCAACCGCGCCGACGTGGTCATCGCGACCAAGGTGAGCCAGCACCCCGAGTACCCGGGCCTGACGGCGGCCAACATCAAGGCCGCGGCCGACGCCTCCCTCGCCCGCCTCGGCACGGACTACATCGACCTCTACTACACCCACTTCGACCAGCCCGAGGTGCCCGTCGAGGAGATCATCACCGCCCTCGACGAGCTGGTGAAGGCCGGCAAGGTCCGCGCGATAGCCGCGTCCAACATCACCCCCGAGCGCCTGAAGGCCTCCCTGGACTTCTCGGCCGCCGAGGGCCTGGCCCGCTATGTCGCCCTCCAGCCCCACTACAACCTGGTCTCCCGCGACACCTACGAGGGCGCCCTCCAGACCGTCGCCGCCGACGCGGGCCTCTCCGCCGTCCCGTACTTCGGCCTGGCCAAGGGCTTCCTCACGGGCAAGTACCGCCCCGGCACGACCGTCGACAGCCCCCGGGCGGCGGGCGCGGGTGCCTACCTCGAAACGCCGACCGGTACGCGGGTCCTCGCCGCGCTCGACGAGATCGCCGAGGCCCGGGGTGCCGCCCACGCGACCGTGGCGCTGGCCTGGCTCGCCGCCCAGCCGACCGTCGCCGCCCCCATCGCCTCCGCCCGCACCCTCGACCAACTCCCGGCCCTCCTGGCCGTCCCCGACCTCACCCTGACCCCCGAGGAACTGACCCACCTGACCAAGGCATCGGCGTAA
- a CDS encoding M23 family metallopeptidase, giving the protein MASNRSATEAPFVPTQREGESQTFGYGSYSSDNEGPWQEWNPSEDTLRPVRGRHRVAKPRGVLARGGLARSSTVLGVGVIAAVSGAGMASAQSGKAPVSISMPDMPNVGSVFEDEPEAETPEPEASTSPLSNAGLIATDTAQGTADAGEALRARIIAQAESQQDAFDKAAAEAAQTAAADKAAEQAAKEKKEAEAKEAAAEKKAAEEAEKKKEAERIAALAGQFTLPTSSYTLTSTFGQAGPYWSSGYHTGLDFAAPTGTLIKAVGSGTITQAGYEGSYGYKTVLTLDDGTEIWYAHQSSIGVSVGQKVTTGDVIGRVGATGNVTGAHLHMEVHPGGSASGIDPAAWLRSKGVTP; this is encoded by the coding sequence GTGGCGTCGAACCGGTCCGCGACCGAAGCCCCGTTCGTGCCGACCCAACGCGAAGGCGAGAGCCAGACGTTCGGTTACGGCAGCTACAGCAGCGACAACGAGGGCCCCTGGCAGGAGTGGAATCCCAGCGAGGACACCCTGCGTCCCGTTCGCGGCCGGCACCGTGTCGCCAAGCCGCGCGGCGTACTCGCCCGTGGCGGACTGGCCCGCAGCTCCACGGTTCTCGGCGTCGGTGTCATAGCCGCCGTCAGCGGAGCCGGTATGGCGAGCGCGCAGTCCGGCAAGGCCCCGGTCTCCATCTCGATGCCCGACATGCCGAACGTCGGCTCGGTCTTCGAGGACGAGCCCGAGGCCGAGACGCCGGAGCCCGAGGCCTCCACCTCCCCGCTCAGCAACGCCGGTCTGATCGCCACCGACACCGCCCAGGGCACGGCGGACGCCGGTGAGGCGCTGCGCGCCCGGATCATCGCGCAGGCCGAGTCCCAGCAGGACGCGTTCGACAAGGCCGCCGCCGAGGCCGCCCAGACCGCCGCCGCGGACAAGGCCGCCGAGCAGGCCGCCAAGGAGAAGAAGGAAGCCGAGGCCAAGGAGGCCGCCGCCGAGAAGAAGGCGGCCGAGGAGGCGGAGAAGAAGAAGGAAGCTGAACGCATCGCGGCCCTCGCGGGCCAGTTCACGCTTCCCACCTCCTCCTACACCCTCACCTCCACCTTCGGCCAGGCGGGCCCGTACTGGTCCTCCGGCTACCACACCGGCCTGGACTTCGCGGCCCCCACCGGCACCCTGATCAAGGCCGTCGGCAGCGGCACGATCACGCAGGCCGGCTACGAGGGCTCGTACGGCTACAAGACCGTCCTCACCCTCGATGACGGCACCGAGATCTGGTACGCCCACCAGTCCTCCATCGGCGTTAGCGTCGGCCAGAAGGTCACCACCGGCGACGTCATCGGCCGCGTGGGCGCCACCGGCAACGTCACCGGCGCCCATCTCCACATGGAGGTCCACCCCGGCGGCTCGGCCAGCGGCATCGACCCGGCGGCCTGGCTCCGCAGCAAGGGCGTCACCCCGTAG
- a CDS encoding PP2C family protein-serine/threonine phosphatase: MGQREGAEGVREPGGWRFSYARALVRVVPALLIAIGLFYDHFTPSEFTAVPFFTAAPLVAAPLFSLHGTVITGVVSVAGITAVRIVYDDAGHVDAITEIATVATVAVLAVLINRLVRRSDARLATAREIAEAAQRAVLPVPQERIGGLEIAARYEAAQAGASIGGDLYAVQDSPHGVRLVVGDVRGKGLGAVSAVAVLIGAFREAAEQESTLEAVAQRLERALARESTRREAARRDAAVKYEGFVTAVLAEFPHGAGRARIVNRGHPSPLLLYADGTLRTLDAPRPALPLGMQDLATWPDRAEETDFPPGATLLFHTDGLSEARDARGVFYDPAARLSGRAFSTPDALLTTLAEEVRRHTGGRTTDDMALLVVHRP, translated from the coding sequence GTGGGGCAGCGAGAGGGCGCGGAGGGCGTGAGGGAGCCGGGCGGGTGGCGGTTCTCGTACGCCCGTGCGCTCGTCCGCGTCGTCCCCGCACTGCTGATCGCCATCGGCCTCTTCTACGACCACTTCACCCCGAGCGAGTTCACGGCGGTCCCCTTCTTCACCGCCGCGCCCCTGGTGGCGGCCCCGCTCTTCTCGCTGCACGGCACGGTGATCACCGGCGTCGTCTCGGTCGCCGGCATCACCGCCGTACGGATCGTCTACGACGACGCGGGCCATGTGGACGCGATCACCGAGATCGCCACGGTGGCCACCGTCGCCGTACTGGCCGTACTGATCAACCGTCTCGTCCGCCGCAGCGACGCCCGGCTCGCGACCGCCCGGGAGATCGCCGAGGCGGCGCAGCGGGCCGTACTGCCGGTGCCGCAGGAGCGGATCGGCGGGCTGGAGATCGCCGCGCGGTACGAGGCGGCGCAGGCCGGGGCGTCGATCGGGGGCGATCTGTACGCGGTGCAGGACTCGCCCCACGGCGTACGGCTGGTCGTCGGCGATGTGCGCGGCAAGGGGCTGGGGGCGGTGTCGGCGGTGGCGGTGCTGATCGGCGCGTTCCGGGAGGCGGCCGAACAGGAGTCGACGCTCGAGGCGGTGGCCCAGCGGCTGGAACGGGCACTGGCCCGCGAGAGCACCCGGCGGGAGGCCGCGCGCCGGGACGCGGCGGTGAAGTACGAGGGGTTCGTGACGGCCGTACTGGCGGAGTTCCCGCACGGCGCCGGCCGCGCCCGGATCGTCAACCGGGGCCATCCGTCCCCCCTGCTGCTGTACGCCGACGGCACCCTGCGCACCCTGGACGCCCCGCGGCCCGCGCTCCCGCTGGGCATGCAGGACCTGGCCACCTGGCCCGACCGCGCGGAGGAGACCGACTTCCCGCCCGGCGCCACGCTGCTCTTCCACACCGACGGCCTCTCCGAGGCGAGGGACGCGCGAGGTGTCTTCTACGACCCGGCCGCCCGCCTGTCCGGCCGCGCCTTCTCCACCCCGGACGCCCTGCTGACGACCCTGGCGGAGGAGGTGCGCCGGCACACGGGCGGCCGTACGACGGACGACATGGCCCTCTTGGTGGTCCACCGCCCCTGA
- a CDS encoding GTP cyclohydrolase II, producing the protein MPDFPAATPRARVRVPLRFQDGYGVDAELVTFHGLVDEQEHLAIVLGDPDPGTAPLVRLHSECLTGDVFGSARCDCGPQLREAVERIADRGGVLLYLRQEGRGIGLYNKLDAYALQDQGLDTYEANAALGLPEDARDYTAAAQMLGALGIDELDLLSNNPDKARQLRDLGVGVRHRVPTGVFTTAHNVRYLRAKVLQTQHTLPLPELTGLTGLTAG; encoded by the coding sequence ATGCCCGACTTTCCCGCTGCCACCCCGCGTGCCCGCGTCCGGGTACCGCTGCGTTTCCAGGACGGCTACGGCGTCGACGCCGAACTGGTCACCTTCCACGGCCTCGTCGACGAGCAGGAGCACCTGGCGATCGTCCTCGGTGACCCCGACCCGGGCACGGCCCCGCTGGTCCGGCTGCACTCCGAGTGCCTGACCGGCGATGTCTTCGGCTCGGCCCGCTGCGACTGCGGCCCGCAGCTGCGCGAGGCGGTGGAGCGGATAGCCGACCGCGGCGGTGTCCTCCTCTACCTCCGCCAGGAGGGCCGGGGCATCGGCCTCTACAACAAGCTCGACGCGTACGCCCTCCAGGACCAGGGCCTCGACACCTACGAGGCGAACGCGGCGCTCGGCCTGCCGGAGGACGCCCGCGACTACACGGCGGCGGCCCAGATGCTCGGTGCCCTCGGCATCGACGAACTGGACCTGCTCTCCAACAACCCCGACAAGGCGCGGCAACTCCGCGACCTGGGCGTCGGCGTCCGCCACCGCGTCCCCACGGGTGTCTTCACCACCGCGCACAACGTCCGCTACCTCCGCGCGAAGGTCCTCCAGACGCAGCACACCCTGCCGTTGCCGGAACTGACGGGCCTCACGGGCCTGACAGCCGGCTGA